TCGCTGGGAGTGGTCTTCTGGATCACCTCCACGGCCTGCAGGACAGGCATGCCGCCGGAGAGCAGCACGCCCAGGGTGCGGGAGAAGACACTGGAGTGGTACATGCGATAGAGGAGGCCCAACCGGGGGATGCCCAGCAGGATCCGCTCCCAGGTCCGCCTCCCGGCATCGGTGGCCAGGAGCCAGCGCAGGGCCACCACCAGGACGACGAAGATCCCGGCCTGGATGTAGACGGTACTGCTCATGAACTTGCCGAAGTCCAGGAGGAACTGGGTGGCCGCGGGCATGTCGATGCCGCTGCCCGCATAGACATCGGCGAACTTGGGCAGGACGACGTTGAAGACCACCAGCAGGGAGAGGGTCAGGACCACCACCAGGAAGCAGGGGTAGACCATGGCCTCCACAATGCGGCGGCGGCTCTGCTGGGCGAACTTCTGGAAGGCCAGCCAGCGGGACACCACCTCCGGGAGGGTGCCGCTCCGCTCACCCGCCACCACGTTGGCCCGATAGACCGCCGGGAAGGTGCCGGTCCTCTCGAGGGCCTCGGAGAAGGCCATGCCCTCCTTGAGCCCCGTCACCACTTGGTCGAGCGAGCGCCGCAGCAGGGGATCCTTGCCGTGCCCCACCAGGAGCTCAAGGGCCTGGAGCAGGGGGATGCCGGCCCTGAGGAGGGCCAGGAGTTCCTGATTGAAGAGGATCAGGGACTCGGCCTTGATGGTCTGCCGGCGTTGGAAGCTCATGGCGGCCCGCCGGACCTCCAGGGGAAAGTTCCCCTCCCCCTGGATCCTGGCCCGGATCTCATCGGCATGGTTGCCCTCGAAGTCCCGCTTCAGGACTTCGCCATTGGGCGTGGAATAGGTGACCGTGAACCGCATGAGCCTTGACCCTCGGGGGATGGTTGAGGATAACCAGAAAGACCCGGGGCTCGTAGACTGGCTCCGCAATCCGTGATGGAGATCCCATGTTCCACCGCGCAAGCGTCTTCATCGCCCTGGGGGCTGTCAGTCTGGCGGCCCGGGCGCCGCTGGAGGTCGGGACTCCCCTGCCGGCGCTCCTGGATCTCAGGGATGCCCGGGCGGGGGATCTGGTTCCCCGGGACGGGCGGGATCCCGCCCAGGTCGAGGCCTGTCGGCGGGCCTGGCTGCTCCGGGTCCGGCCCCTGGCCGGGGCGGAGGCGCGGGCTATGATCTGGCCTTGCCGGGGCGTTCCTGGCTGACCTTTGCGGCGGGCTGCGCCGGCGGGCGCGGCTTTGATCGCTTCCAGTCCCTCTCCGCCAGCGGCTTTGGGGGGGATGTGAAGATCTCCGGGATCCGGGGCGATGCCCTGAGCGCCGACCGCCTGCGCTACGCCAAGCTGGGCTGGACCCTGCCGCCTCTGCCCAGCCTGCGGCTGTCCCTGTCCCTGGACCACGCCCGGTTGCGGAACCTGGATGACCACCTGGAACACCGCTTCACGGGGCTGGGGGTGGCTGGCGACCTGCCGGGTTTCGGTTGGTTCACGACGCTGCGTCTGGACCTGGGGTTGGGTCTCCAGAGCGATCTGGCCGATGCCCGGACGGTGCAGGGGATGTTGAGTCTTTTGAGGGTATTTTAATAATTTAATTATGTAATTCCCAAGCCTGCCGCTCTTCTGGGGTATCGAGGTCCAGCCACTCCTGCCCCGTCACCTCCAGGAGGCGGTGGGGCAGGTGCTCCAGCAGGGCGTGGACGCTTCGGGCCTCGGTACTGGCCAGGAGGGGGAGGAGAGAACCCGGGAACCAGCTTCCCATGGGCTGGAAGCGTCCTCCCTGGCTGCCGAGGGTCCAGATGCCCCCGGCGGTGGCCTGGGTGAACCAGGCCTTCAGGGCTTCGGGGTGCCAGCGGACCTGGTCGCAGGCGGCGATCCACCACCAGTCCACCTGGGCGTCTTCGGCGATCGCCCAGCTCCTGAGGGCGATCGCCGGGCCCTGGCGGGGATCCTCGACCGAGCGGAGTTCAGGGCGCTCCGGGACTGGGTTCCCCAGGATCCTCAGGGTGGCGTCCGGGAAAGCCTCCTCGAAGACCCTCACAAGATGACCGGCCCAGGAACCCCCTTCGGGGTGCGGGATGGCGTACTTGGGTTCGCCCATGCGGCTCCCCTTGCCCCCGGTCAGGAGGAGGAGTCCGATGAGGGGAGCCGGATGCTGGTCCATCCCCGCATGATCCCATCCCAGCCCCACCCAGGGAATCCGGGCTTTGCTCAGGCGCTGATGTCCAACTGCGAGCCGACCTGTGAGGGTTGGCCCCCTTTGCTCTTGGCCAGCTCGGACGCTGCCTGCATCTCCATGGCCGTGGCCATGGCTGCCACGGTGCGGTCCTGGGGGGAGGGATCCGCTGGGGCCAGGGCTGCAGCGATGATCCTCTGGGCCTTGGCCATGGTGGCTTCGGGATCACCCTTCACCGGGCTGGTGTCGATGGAAACCTCACCACCTATCGCATATTTCGCGCCATCCGGACCCTGTTGGTAGGTGAATGAGGGACCTCCCTGGGCCAGTCCCCCGGCGGCGGCGAGGTGCGCGGCCTCATGGGCCTTCACGGCTGTGTCCCGGGCCTTGAGCTTGTCGACTTCGTCCTTCTGCTCCTTGCTGAGGTCCTGCGAGTTGGTGCCGGCAGCCTGGGTGGCCTTCTCCTGGGTGCCGTCCTGCTTTTCCGGATCCTGGACCTGTTCGGCGCTTTGGGACGCGGCCTGGCCTTCCTGAGAAATCTCAACGCTGTCCTGGACGGTACCTGAGCCCGCGGAACCGCTCCCCGCCGTCCTGGCGGGGGCCACGGAGGCGGTCACCCCGGCGATCGGGGTCAGCTTGGCGCTGGCGACGGCGGCGAAATCCATAGCACCTGCTTATCGGCAAAATCCCT
The sequence above is drawn from the uncultured Holophaga sp. genome and encodes:
- a CDS encoding type II secretion system F family protein, whose product is MRFTVTYSTPNGEVLKRDFEGNHADEIRARIQGEGNFPLEVRRAAMSFQRRQTIKAESLILFNQELLALLRAGIPLLQALELLVGHGKDPLLRRSLDQVVTGLKEGMAFSEALERTGTFPAVYRANVVAGERSGTLPEVVSRWLAFQKFAQQSRRRIVEAMVYPCFLVVVLTLSLLVVFNVVLPKFADVYAGSGIDMPAATQFLLDFGKFMSSTVYIQAGIFVVLVVALRWLLATDAGRRTWERILLGIPRLGLLYRMYHSSVFSRTLGVLLSGGMPVLQAVEVIQKTTPSERLRQRLLGVLDRIRAGTALHTALEQSRLLDPLAVEMCRVGEQSSALPEMLDHVADFFDQEVEKATTAVTSLIGPILILFMGILILGLLVAVYVPLFNAGGMVK
- a CDS encoding NTP transferase domain-containing protein, which produces MDQHPAPLIGLLLLTGGKGSRMGEPKYAIPHPEGGSWAGHLVRVFEEAFPDATLRILGNPVPERPELRSVEDPRQGPAIALRSWAIAEDAQVDWWWIAACDQVRWHPEALKAWFTQATAGGIWTLGSQGGRFQPMGSWFPGSLLPLLASTEARSVHALLEHLPHRLLEVTGQEWLDLDTPEERQAWELHN
- a CDS encoding putative metalloprotease CJM1_0395 family protein, whose protein sequence is MDFAAVASAKLTPIAGVTASVAPARTAGSGSAGSGTVQDSVEISQEGQAASQSAEQVQDPEKQDGTQEKATQAAGTNSQDLSKEQKDEVDKLKARDTAVKAHEAAHLAAAGGLAQGGPSFTYQQGPDGAKYAIGGEVSIDTSPVKGDPEATMAKAQRIIAAALAPADPSPQDRTVAAMATAMEMQAASELAKSKGGQPSQVGSQLDISA